The genomic segment GGTAAAGTGTGTGTTTAATTAACTGTAGCCACTAGGTATTTATGTACActtttagggtctgtttgattgccagtaaaatatttttcgtaaaatgatttcggaaaaatgttttacttttctgtaaaataatttactggaaaatattttctggtgtttgattgaatctgtgtaaaatattttcggctgtttggcagatttctggaaatatttttcgaaaaaattgtttttacatatattgaatatattaataaatttttatattttaaattatttttacatatattgcaatgatttatttataataatactcaattattaagctacaatattaatcgttataaattgaaaaaaattaatatcaaataaattatttgtaattgtgttaaaaaacaagtattgaataattaaaaaaacaagttattggaaaatcgataaacagaagcaattttctaccagaaatgaaggaaggaatgaaggaggcgatagagaggagagcacagaaaatgtcttacggaaattgaaagggtaagacattttccctaaaatgtaacccattttctcttgttttggagttcattttccaaatggaaaatgttttccgccaatcaaacgctagaaaagttggaaatgattttccggaaaatcaattccttcaatcaaacagacccttagtgctaaaatttagctagatttttcttaaatattatcactaaataattcaaattttaaaaatcaaatttaaattagaatttaaattaattacaaaattgtaacaatataaaaagtccttcaatctttatccagtcactttttaaaaaaaaatcttcaacTCTTCAATTTTTATCTAGACATCTTTGAATCTTCAATATTTCAATCAAGCTCTCctctttgctttttgttccaatttagtctcttcttgtaagagtttgaattcagcacaccaattttattcctgataagaaaaatcaaaatttaatagcattttatccaataattagctaaaaataaatacattaaaaatacgaAATTATCTTGCTATCAGAACagaataaagattaaaaattatagCCAATTGAGATTTAACTCAGTTGGTATCGATATTGTTGCCAGTGCAAGAGAAGATGCGGTCGAGTGCGCTGAAGCATATTATCCTCatatttaagggttggggagaggctatgggtagttctagacattgtatcaaaaagagcaaatatgataagaacttataatgagattaatgttaaaaaattaaaaattataataaaatattaaaaataattttttgattgatttacatttttcaattatttatttcatggattattcatattatttaaggGGTAGTACCAATCATATATCCGTGTTTATActttttacatatataaatttaGTTTGAGAGTATATTTTTGTTCATATTatatacaaaaatttaatttagagaaaatatatgtgttaatgtggttttttatatgatatttttggagacttttatatgaatttttacgCCTTAATAAATTTGCAAGCTCATATAtttaggggtgtgcataattcgggtaaaaccgaaaaaattcggttaaccgatcgaattcggttaatcggtcggttaaccgaattttttcggtcaagagttgattaatttttttatgatttttcggttaacggttaattcggttcgaaactggtcggttaaccgaaccgaaaaaattaataaataaaattatccaacccaacccaagtacCAACCCAATtaccaacccaacccaattacccaacccaataaaactaaaactaaagtctacccAATCACcaacccaataaaaataaaactaaagtctaactcTTAAGTATCTACCCAATtacacatgtttttttttaagtttaatgcAAATGAAGATTTTTTGGAGAGAAAAAATGGATATAAATGGAGAATATTAAAAACTTACATTTCAActatgtgttaatttcaagaattatgtaatgtttttaattatgtagtgattcaaagacttatgtaatatttttaattatgtagtgattcaatttgggtaattcgggtaatttggttaattcggttaatttttaaccaaaaataaaaaccatacaattttcggttaattcggttaaccgacctaattaaccgaaaaaatttcagttcggttaattttttttttaaaaaaaatttggttcggttaacggttaaaaattttagaagatcggttaattcggttatagctATTTcgagtcggttaaccgaatgcacACCCCTACATATATTGatgtattatttataataattataagtttgaCCAAATAAATTATAAGGTAAACTTTgggcaaatttttttttttaaagaaaagggaAGTAAGTGTAGGTGCAGGTAGGTGGGGCACATTTTAGGGGAAGACAATTTTTATccgataaaaaatataatatatttaattgatataaaaattattttcaatgtaGGACGACTTGAATTCAGGCATGAGATTATTCAGAAAAATAGACAATcatatcaatttaatttctattgtatctattaatttatttatacttattatttaaaactgaaatttaattGATTACACTTTGACAGGAATTTCGTTAATTTAGATTATATATGACATTAAAAAATTTGCTCATGTGAATAATTCAAAGAAACATGGAAGCCATTAGTCATGAAACTAAAAAACATCGACTTTTCACTATACTTCCCTAAAACAATATTGCCCAAGTTTATAATGTAACCAACCACatgatcaatttttttattttagaaatatcacataatttaatttaacgaAATCTCTTTTagaaatgtttaattaaattttaatatctcATTTGTTATTAATGTAATAATATAAAGGAAAAAATATTTATTGCATATATATTACAATGgctaaacataaaataaaaaatagttagtacaaattcaaattttgaaattaaaaaaatgagtaaaaattcttataaaaaataagacatctttaaaataagttatttttttccttctctgTGCTAAAAATAAGTCATAGGAGTGACTAAATATTActaattgaattagtttattactaactcatatattaaaacatgtgtaaaaaaataatacttcTACCAAATGTTAATTAAATCAGAAgactaaaaagattaaatttcaaatttaaaaaaatataggggCTGGAAGCAGAATTAGACCAGACGTATAAACATTATCGAATTGGCAGCCAATGGTAACTTTATTACAATTGGTTTAAAAAATATACAGGATAAAATACCACGTGTATAAACAATATCGCATTGGCAGCCAACTTTAGTTTTTCTTTGGTTGACGGAAAAGAAGGTAAAAGCTGATGGCTTTTGTCGTTTCAAAGAATTTAACACTATCTTAATTCCCAGCGGCCACGTTTCAGAGGAGAATACAAAAGATATTGGCATAATGCcgaatttagtccttaatatttatatactttatCATTTTTGTCTTTATTCTTGTTTTAGCTAATTTTAACCTCAATCTTttaaaatgagttgaatttgaccattaaccttttaaaaaaaattaagttgttgtttcttttaacagaaatactgactaaaacattaaaattttaaacataacaaTCCACATAATAATTCACATGTACttgctatttttttaaattttataaatatttttatattttttttgaatatttttaaagtaaacatagctaaaaaataatgatttaattattatttaaaaaatgattttttttaaaatattaaagttaaaatttaactaaaaaagattaaattgataaatgatataaaaattaagGAATAAATTTGAAATCAAGATATTCTCcaagaaacaaattaaaaagaacgCTGCAACAACACCTTATTACTTCTTTAACtcgataaaaaaatattatgagtttccatttaaaaaattaacctttttttttcttttactaattACAAAGCAGAAATTTTGTTGGAGAATCCAATCTCCATGTATCACAAAGGTTTGATTGAGCCTTGAACTTATCACAAAGGCTTTTATCTCGTATTTCACATGataaagagagaagaaaaagaagaagaccaAAACCAGTCTATAGTTTTCTAGCAGgtgaaaaaatgattttaataacaAGGCCAGGGAAAACATCATCAGGGTCATTGATGTGAGGGTTGCGCTCAAGGATGAAAGGGTCGCCACACTTGTCGCTGATTGTGTGAAGGGTCTCCCCTTCTCCTACCACATAGATTTCATCACAAGGTCGGTTCAACAGTTGGCTCATCCCTTTCACATCTGCTTCCTCCGATACAGAGTTTGCGCTGATGGAACCTATCAATATTAAGACCAATAAGGCTACCTCGATACCCCAGGAGGCTACATCGATTAGCGCCCACGATTTCTTCATGCTTTTGGTTTTGCTAGCGAAAGAGGAGGAGGAAGTAAGAAAAGAGAGATGAGTTTCTTTTTGTATTGTTGATGAAACAGAGGGAATACTGGAGGGATACAAATAAAAGAAACATATTAGCGCTTTTTATATGCTACTTCTATGGACGTGTCTTGTGTTGGTAGGTAGTTGTGTTCAAAGAAAGCAGTAGGGTATTTCCCCAGATattattaaatacaaaaatataataataggtGGTAAAAGTGGGCAAAATAAGAGACGTTTCGTTCGCTGTAATGTAATGGAATATAGGCATAATAGGTAATCTTTTTGTttagttgaatggaatggaatagaggcgtaatagtattcatgtgtttggttgaatggaatgaagttgtaatagcataagggaaaaaattaaaataactagaatacccttagcaaaattttttttagctaaatgattattgttattattattaaattttaataagattattaatatcaataataaataatttaatcatattttaacataattattattaaatatattttaattaaaatttataatttaataaaattcttaataataaatattcttatatgaatttactaaaatcataatatataatactataaaatataatttaaaataattatgattaaatatattttaattaaaatatataaattaataaaattcttaataataaatattcttatatgaatttactaaaatcataatatatgatactataaaatataatttaaaatatttattattaaatatattttaattgaaatatataattgcataaaattcttaataataaatattcttatatgaatttactaaaatcataatatataatactataaaatataatttaaaataattatgattaaatatattttaattaaaatatataatttaataaaattcttaataataaatattcttatatgaatttactaaaatcataatatatgatactataaaatataatttaaaataattattattaaatatattttaattaaaatatataatttaataaaattcttaataataaatattcttatataaatttactaaaatcataatatataatactataaaatataatttaaaataattattattaaatatattttataatctactttattatttttaaactgcaatacatatttaatatgctaaaatatcattagtgaaataaataatttaattattctacaataaaaaaattattagcagtaataaataacttgagaattatattttgtataaacataattttcatatattaacaaaaggttagatgaaaatgaaattctacatcataatccatatgttatacagttttataacatcaaaaagtttgaacattgtagtgacataccatcccaaatattacaaacagaaaaagttacgaaaatatcatcaacagaaccattatttttaatggtcaacaagaaatcttctgacccattccaaccacacatcagaaggtaaactaaagaaaacgagcatttgagttggatgatctaaaattttactcaaagctcGATACCGCTCATCCACAGATAAACCTTCTATTTCACATAAGGTTGGATATAAATTTGTAGCTTTTTCTTGAATGATCTGGAATTCTTCTGACTTCTGTTGAACTACcacatcggaggcaatactcctactgatttgttcGCCAATGGCCCGCATGTTTTCTgccaataaagtggcagcctcattaaATGAAGAAGAAATATTATCACTTGCATCagaattcttctttttcttctttgaagatgaggaacccccttggtttcTATCTGGTCGCGGCTCCGTAggagaaacatccatgtcatccaaagagacgtcagcttcgcaatCATAGAATTTGTTTctttcttcattcatatctgtagtaggtACATCCTGaacatttatttcttcaataacatcagcggctgtttgagcatctttaCCAGTCGCTCGATCTCGTGTGTAGATGGCAGTAAGTTGGCTGTAGTAAGGGAAACTACGATGTCTGAATTGACCGGCTTCTTTATGGCTCtataaaaatgaggaaatcatattagttataagttgagaataaataagataataaagacttgaaataattcttacatttaaATAAGAGTTCCAAACCGCATATTCAagaacaacgagctgcctatgctcatcccaaccaaaaccgctgttgttttggccattaagcatgtcatacacGATTGACCAATCCCTTTTCAGTACCCTAATCCTTGATTCAATATTAAGTCtagccttcaacattgcattgggtaaagccttttctaacattttttccaactcgtttaaaTAACCGGCTTTAAACCCCATATCAACATTaaaggttccaacattgtgcaagtccaccATATAGGAAACCAAcgctgcatcttcttctggaacccatttccttttggttcctcgagatgTTTGGGAAGAAACATTTGATTCTGAAGCACCTGACATAATTAACTcaagaaaaaacaaattaaaatttagttcaatatcatgaatcaaaaggtgaacactttataaaattaaaattaagttcaatatcatgaatcaaaagcttaacactttataaaattataacacatggcgaatgaaaataaattaaattataattcaacaagtttagtacaatacaaaaaacaattcaaacaccaccaaagtttcacaaactagatacataaaataacataaacaaattaactcaaactcattttctccctaaacctaactaatttctagatgcttgccattcatcgaacatttgattggctagttccatcctccaagtagcccatgcaTCTGATGGATGAATACTTACGATATTCGGTTCATCTTCATCtaccacattactaggtaatccttctccaaactccgcttcaataggatcaataCCCATATgagttcgaataaaattatggagcaaacaacatgcaataatgattctattgtgcacccttacaggatagaatgatgggctcctaagtattccccatctaagttttaataacccaaagcatctttcaataacattacgtgctgaggcatgtttcatattaaaaaaatcttcCAGAGttcttggctgataaccctgacgccactctttcaaatgatatcgttgtcctctaaaaggtacaagaaatccctcacaatttgtgtatccagcatcaactagataataacaacctataaaaaaacttttttttaaatgattaattcaccaaaaaaagtttgaacttttacaaattaactCAAAGTCCTCTA from the Gossypium hirsutum isolate 1008001.06 chromosome D09, Gossypium_hirsutum_v2.1, whole genome shotgun sequence genome contains:
- the LOC121220747 gene encoding uncharacterized protein translates to MKKSWALIDVASWGIEVALLVLILIGSISANSVSEEADVKGMSQLLNRPCDEIYVVGEGETLHTISDKCGDPFILERNPHINDPDDVFPGLVIKIIFSPARKL
- the LOC107892062 gene encoding uncharacterized protein At2g29880 isoform X2, with product MVDLHNVGTFNVDMGFKAGYLNELEKMLEKALPNAMLKARLNIESRIRVLKRDWSIVYDMLNGQNNSGFGWDEHRQLVVLEYAVWNSYLNSHKEAGQFRHRSFPYYSQLTAIYTRDRATGKDAQTAADVIEEINVQDVPTTDMNEERNKFYDCEADVSLDDMDVSPTEPRPDRNQGGSSSSKKKKKNSDASDNISSSFNEAATLLAENMRAIGEQISRSIASDVVVQQKSEEFQIIQEKATNLYPTLCEIEGLSVDERYRALSKILDHPTQMLVFFSLPSDVWLEWVRRFLVDH
- the LOC107892062 gene encoding uncharacterized protein At2g29880 isoform X1 — translated: MSGASESNVSSQTSRGTKRKWVPEEDAALVSYMVDLHNVGTFNVDMGFKAGYLNELEKMLEKALPNAMLKARLNIESRIRVLKRDWSIVYDMLNGQNNSGFGWDEHRQLVVLEYAVWNSYLNSHKEAGQFRHRSFPYYSQLTAIYTRDRATGKDAQTAADVIEEINVQDVPTTDMNEERNKFYDCEADVSLDDMDVSPTEPRPDRNQGGSSSSKKKKKNSDASDNISSSFNEAATLLAENMRAIGEQISRSIASDVVVQQKSEEFQIIQEKATNLYPTLCEIEGLSVDERYRALSKILDHPTQMLVFFSLPSDVWLEWVRRFLVDH